The Streptomyces sp. Alt3 genome has a segment encoding these proteins:
- a CDS encoding cellulose-binding protein, whose translation MSDPSSPFGFELVRRGYDRGQVDDRITKLVADRDSALARITSLEKRIEELHLETQNAQAQVNDAEPSYAGLGARVEKILRLAEEEAKDLREEARRAAEQHRELAESAAQQVRNDAETFAAERKSKAEDEGVRIVEKAKGEATTLRSDAQKDAQQKREEADALFEETRAKAAQAAADFETNLAKRREQSERDLASRQAKAEKRLAEIEHRAEQLRLEAEKLRTDAERRARQTVETAQRQAEDIVADANAKADRIRSESERELAALTNRRDSINAQLTNVREMLATLTGAAVAAAGSPAEDESATRGVPAQQTR comes from the coding sequence ATGAGCGACCCTTCCTCCCCCTTCGGCTTCGAGCTCGTGCGACGTGGATACGACCGCGGTCAGGTGGACGACCGCATTACCAAACTCGTCGCCGACCGTGACAGCGCGCTCGCCCGCATCACCTCTCTGGAAAAGCGCATCGAGGAGCTCCATCTCGAGACGCAGAACGCCCAGGCCCAGGTCAACGACGCCGAGCCGTCGTACGCCGGGCTCGGCGCGCGCGTCGAGAAGATCCTCCGCCTCGCCGAGGAGGAGGCGAAGGACCTGCGTGAGGAGGCCCGCCGCGCGGCCGAGCAGCACCGCGAGCTGGCCGAGTCGGCCGCCCAGCAGGTGCGCAACGACGCGGAGACCTTCGCCGCGGAGCGCAAGTCGAAGGCCGAGGACGAGGGCGTCCGTATCGTCGAGAAGGCCAAGGGCGAGGCGACCACGCTGCGCTCCGACGCCCAGAAGGACGCCCAGCAGAAGCGCGAGGAGGCGGACGCCCTCTTCGAGGAGACCCGCGCCAAGGCCGCCCAGGCCGCCGCGGACTTCGAGACGAACCTCGCCAAGCGCCGTGAGCAGTCGGAGCGCGACCTCGCGTCCCGTCAGGCGAAGGCCGAGAAGCGCCTCGCCGAGATCGAGCACCGCGCCGAGCAGCTCCGCCTGGAGGCGGAGAAGCTCCGCACGGACGCCGAGCGCCGGGCCCGCCAGACGGTGGAGACCGCTCAGCGCCAGGCCGAGGACATCGTGGCCGACGCGAACGCCAAGGCCGACCGGATCCGCAGCGAGTCGGAGCGCGAGCTGGCGGCGCTCACCAACCGCCGCGACTCGATCAACGCCCAGCTGACCAACGTCCGCGAGATGCTGGCCACGCTGACGGGTGCCGCGGTCGCCGCCGCCGGCTCCCCGGCCGAGGACGAGTCCGCCACCCGTGGGGTCCCCGCCCAGCAGACCCGCTGA
- a CDS encoding ATP-binding cassette domain-containing protein has product MIELDGLTKRFGNKVAVDHLSCRVRPGMVTGFLGPNGAGKSTTMRMMLGLDNPTSGTVRIDGRHYRDLQEPLKHIGALLDAKSMHGGRSAYNNLLCLAQSNSIPASRVSHVLDTVGLSAVAKKKSKGFSLGMGQRLGIAAALLGDPEILMFDEPVNGLDPEGIHWIRNLMKTLAAEGRTIFVSSHLMSEMALTADHLIVIGQGKLLADTSMADFIHRNSRSFVRMRSPEQERLRDLLHTEGVVAVESGNGTLEIDGETPERLGELAGRHGIVLHELSAQRASLEEAFMQMTAGSVEYHAHSDRDGAPPPPAGPQWGEQWNQQQPGDTAGDRTTGV; this is encoded by the coding sequence ATGATCGAGCTCGACGGCCTCACCAAACGTTTCGGCAACAAGGTTGCCGTCGACCATCTGTCATGCCGGGTCAGACCGGGAATGGTGACGGGATTCCTCGGCCCGAACGGGGCGGGCAAGTCCACGACCATGCGGATGATGCTCGGCCTCGACAACCCGACCAGCGGCACGGTCCGGATCGACGGCCGGCACTACCGCGACCTCCAGGAACCGCTCAAGCACATCGGGGCCCTGCTGGACGCCAAGTCGATGCACGGCGGGCGCAGCGCGTACAACAACCTCCTGTGTCTCGCCCAGAGCAACAGCATCCCGGCGAGCCGGGTCTCCCACGTGCTGGACACGGTCGGCCTGAGCGCGGTGGCGAAGAAGAAGTCCAAGGGCTTCTCGCTCGGCATGGGCCAGCGGCTGGGCATCGCGGCGGCGCTGCTCGGCGACCCGGAGATCCTGATGTTCGACGAACCCGTCAACGGGCTGGACCCGGAGGGGATCCACTGGATCAGGAATCTGATGAAGACGCTCGCGGCGGAAGGCCGGACGATCTTCGTCTCCTCGCACCTGATGAGTGAGATGGCGCTGACCGCGGATCACCTGATCGTCATCGGTCAGGGCAAGCTGCTCGCGGACACCTCGATGGCCGACTTCATCCACAGGAACTCCCGGAGCTTCGTGCGGATGCGTTCACCGGAACAGGAGCGGCTGCGCGATCTGCTGCACACGGAGGGCGTCGTCGCGGTCGAGTCGGGCAACGGGACGCTGGAGATCGACGGCGAGACACCCGAGCGGCTCGGGGAGCTCGCCGGCCGGCACGGGATCGTGCTGCACGAGCTCAGTGCCCAGCGGGCCTCCCTGGAGGAGGCCTTCATGCAGATGACGGCGGGTTCCGTGGAGTACCACGCCCATTCCGACCGCGACGGTGCCCCGCCACCGCCCGCGGGCCCGCAGTGGGGCGAGCAGTGGAACCAGCAGCAGCCCGGCGACACGGCCGGCGACCGTACGACGGGGGTGTGA
- a CDS encoding ABC transporter permease subunit: MASVPAVLNSEWTKIRTVSSTTWTLICAFLVTVAMGAALSALLNSQFDDLSAAEQATFDPTFVSFSGMVLGQLAMVVFGVLVVGTEYSSGMIRTSLAAVPQRGSFLFSKIAVAGVLALVVGLATSFVTFFLSQALLGDRGTDIGAENVLRAVVGGGIYMGLIAVFSMGVATMLRSSMLSLGILMPFFFLVSQILSAVPGAKSVARYFPDQAGSKILQVVPDAMNSDPAPYGPWAGLGIMALWVVAALIGGYLVLKKRDA, translated from the coding sequence ATGGCATCGGTACCAGCGGTCCTGAATTCCGAGTGGACCAAGATCCGTACGGTCTCGTCGACCACCTGGACGCTGATCTGCGCGTTCCTCGTGACCGTCGCCATGGGCGCGGCGCTGAGCGCCCTGCTGAACAGCCAGTTCGACGACCTCTCCGCCGCCGAGCAGGCCACCTTCGACCCGACGTTCGTGAGCTTCTCCGGCATGGTCCTGGGGCAGCTGGCGATGGTCGTCTTCGGCGTGCTCGTGGTGGGCACCGAGTACAGCTCGGGCATGATCCGCACCTCGCTGGCGGCCGTGCCGCAGCGCGGTTCGTTCCTCTTCAGCAAGATCGCGGTCGCGGGTGTCCTGGCGCTGGTGGTCGGCCTCGCCACCAGCTTCGTGACCTTCTTCCTCAGCCAGGCCCTGCTGGGCGACCGCGGCACGGACATCGGCGCGGAGAACGTGCTGCGCGCGGTCGTCGGCGGCGGTATCTACATGGGCCTGATCGCGGTCTTCTCGATGGGCGTGGCCACGATGCTGCGCAGCTCCATGCTGTCGCTGGGCATCCTGATGCCGTTCTTCTTCCTGGTCTCGCAGATCCTCTCCGCGGTCCCGGGCGCCAAGAGCGTGGCCCGGTACTTCCCCGACCAGGCCGGGTCCAAGATCCTGCAGGTGGTTCCCGACGCCATGAACAGCGACCCGGCGCCGTACGGGCCGTGGGCCGGGCTCGGGATCATGGCGCTGTGGGTGGTGGCCGCGCTGATCGGCGGGTACCTCGTGCTGAAGAAGCGCGACGCCTGA
- a CDS encoding ABC transporter ATP-binding protein produces MIEAVGLTKRYGAKTAVHNLSFQVRPGAVTGFLGPNGSGKSTTMRMMLGLDRPTSGHVTIGGHAFRSLPNAPRQVGALLDAKAVHGGRSARNHLLSLAQLAGIPVARVDEVLGVVGLQDVAKKRSKGFSLGMGQRLGIAAALLGDPQVLLFDEPVNGLDPEGILWVRNLMKRLASEGRTVFVSSHLMSEMALTADHLIVIGRGQLLSDMSVTDFISANSADFARVRVPADRPEYREKLTASLTEAGGQVMPEMDGALRVTGLPLPRISDLAHGADVRLWELSPHQASLEEAYMRMTQGAVDYRSTADAKEGLQPPPPGYGHPGHEQQGYVPRPPPEVPQQGWYAPPPPGQNPYAAAPAPAPEPTAERTGRTTDEDPR; encoded by the coding sequence ATGATCGAGGCAGTCGGCCTGACCAAGCGCTACGGCGCGAAGACGGCCGTGCACAACCTTTCCTTCCAGGTGCGGCCCGGGGCCGTGACGGGGTTCCTCGGTCCCAACGGGTCGGGCAAGTCCACCACCATGCGCATGATGCTGGGCCTGGACCGTCCGACGTCCGGACACGTGACGATCGGCGGGCATGCCTTCCGCAGCCTGCCCAACGCCCCGCGCCAGGTGGGGGCGCTGCTCGACGCCAAGGCCGTGCACGGCGGGCGCAGCGCCCGTAACCACCTGCTGAGCCTGGCGCAGCTGGCGGGCATCCCGGTGGCCCGGGTGGACGAGGTCCTCGGTGTCGTCGGACTGCAGGACGTCGCGAAGAAGCGGTCCAAGGGCTTCTCCCTGGGGATGGGCCAGCGGCTCGGGATCGCGGCGGCGCTGCTCGGCGACCCGCAGGTGCTGCTCTTCGACGAGCCGGTCAACGGACTCGACCCGGAGGGCATCCTCTGGGTCAGGAACCTGATGAAGCGGCTGGCGTCGGAAGGCCGCACGGTCTTCGTCTCCAGCCATCTGATGAGCGAGATGGCCCTCACCGCCGACCATCTGATCGTGATCGGCCGCGGGCAGCTCCTCTCCGACATGAGCGTCACCGACTTCATCTCGGCGAACTCCGCCGACTTCGCCCGGGTGCGGGTCCCGGCTGACCGGCCGGAGTACCGGGAGAAGCTGACGGCCTCGCTCACCGAGGCGGGCGGCCAGGTCATGCCGGAGATGGACGGCGCGCTGCGCGTCACCGGGCTCCCGCTGCCCCGGATCAGCGATCTGGCGCACGGGGCGGACGTCCGGCTGTGGGAGCTCTCCCCGCACCAGGCCTCGCTGGAGGAGGCGTACATGCGGATGACCCAGGGCGCCGTGGACTACCGCTCGACGGCGGACGCCAAGGAAGGTCTCCAGCCTCCGCCGCCCGGCTACGGACACCCCGGCCACGAGCAGCAGGGCTACGTGCCCCGGCCGCCGCCCGAGGTCCCGCAGCAGGGCTGGTACGCGCCGCCGCCCCCGGGACAGAACCCGTACGCCGCCGCTCCGGCACCCGCCCCCGAGCCCACCGCGGAGCGGACCGGGCGCACGACCGACGAGGACCCCCGATGA
- a CDS encoding ABC transporter permease subunit codes for MTMPPPPPQEQAPPQAYQASQQPQQGWGAPAGPYASPIPVRTPGLGDAIASEWTKIRSVRSTMWTLGVMIVLLLGIGLLVAFVVSLSDAPADDVPVLTLGFFGVLLSSICVITLGVLTIASEYSTGMIRTTLTACPSRARMLIAKSVVFFLLAFTITTVTTGIVGVLQTAMLDGATPDTGLWVRSTVGIGLYVATLGLLSLAVGTIVRHSAGAITIMIAVVLLPLVLAIFMFSPSLASVQEALFEWSIPNQIGAIYEVSMTSSGPTGWEPLWALLGVTAVAMAGAFAALDRRDV; via the coding sequence ATGACGATGCCTCCGCCGCCCCCGCAGGAGCAGGCTCCCCCGCAGGCGTACCAGGCTTCTCAGCAGCCGCAGCAGGGCTGGGGCGCCCCCGCGGGCCCGTACGCCTCTCCGATCCCCGTGCGCACCCCGGGCCTCGGCGACGCGATCGCCTCCGAGTGGACGAAGATCCGGTCCGTGCGCTCCACGATGTGGACGCTCGGCGTGATGATCGTGCTGCTGCTCGGCATCGGGCTGCTCGTCGCGTTCGTCGTGAGCCTGTCGGACGCCCCTGCCGATGACGTCCCCGTGCTCACGCTCGGCTTCTTCGGCGTGCTGCTCAGCTCGATCTGTGTGATCACTCTCGGCGTGCTGACCATCGCGTCGGAGTACAGCACCGGCATGATCCGGACGACGCTGACCGCCTGCCCGAGCCGGGCGCGGATGCTGATCGCGAAGTCGGTCGTCTTCTTCCTGCTCGCGTTCACGATCACGACGGTGACGACCGGGATCGTCGGTGTCCTCCAGACGGCGATGCTCGACGGCGCCACGCCCGACACCGGCCTCTGGGTGCGCTCCACGGTGGGGATCGGCCTCTACGTCGCCACCCTCGGGCTGCTGTCGCTGGCGGTCGGCACGATCGTGCGGCACTCCGCGGGCGCCATCACGATCATGATCGCGGTGGTGCTGCTCCCGCTCGTACTGGCGATCTTCATGTTCTCGCCGTCGCTGGCGTCCGTGCAGGAGGCGCTCTTCGAGTGGTCCATCCCCAACCAGATCGGCGCGATCTACGAAGTGTCCATGACCTCGTCGGGGCCGACGGGCTGGGAGCCGCTGTGGGCCCTCCTCGGCGTGACCGCGGTGGCCATGGCCGGCGCCTTCGCCGCACTGGACCGGCGGGACGTCTGA
- a CDS encoding ATP/GTP-binding protein, whose protein sequence is MSPRRNRPRGGDGPTGNAAEAGGRYGGGGATESWQDEEWSVRPVSGASAMGKRYRCPGCDQEIPSGVPHLVAWPEYGGIDDRRHWHKACWNAKDRRTTRVQRSRNAPRH, encoded by the coding sequence GTGTCCCCGCGCCGCAACCGCCCCCGAGGCGGCGATGGTCCCACCGGCAACGCAGCGGAGGCGGGGGGCCGGTACGGCGGGGGCGGTGCCACCGAGAGCTGGCAGGACGAGGAGTGGTCGGTGCGCCCGGTGAGCGGCGCGAGCGCGATGGGCAAGCGCTACCGCTGCCCCGGCTGCGACCAGGAGATCCCGTCCGGGGTCCCGCACCTCGTGGCCTGGCCGGAGTACGGCGGGATCGACGACCGCAGGCACTGGCACAAGGCGTGCTGGAACGCGAAGGACCGCCGCACCACACGGGTGCAGCGGTCCAGGAACGCTCCGCGCCACTGA
- a CDS encoding LLM class flavin-dependent oxidoreductase, whose amino-acid sequence MRVGTFVLAAQFPGQGQGEALHRAVRSAEVAEESGLDSVWLAEHHFVPYGVCPSATTLAALLLGRTRRIRVGTAVSVLPNQHPVTLGEQAALLHLTSGGRFSLGVGRGGPWVDLEVFGGGLDAYEKGFPEALELLLEWLDKPRVAGGGERYGFREVAVVPRADELLGDGPPGPEVIVACTSPKSVKLAAEKGLPMLLGMHCGDEEKADMVALWRSAAREAGQPAEVAERVAHVSAGVAQIADRPADAVETLVKTMPGWLRQGLDAHVTVDGRHRVMRDPVAYTEFLCGLHPVGPPRLAADRLAATAERTGITRFALMVEGSGDLAATETNVQRLGTEVLPLLE is encoded by the coding sequence ATGCGCGTAGGAACATTCGTGTTGGCGGCCCAGTTCCCGGGCCAGGGGCAGGGCGAGGCCCTGCACCGTGCCGTCAGGTCCGCGGAGGTCGCGGAGGAGTCGGGACTCGATTCCGTCTGGCTGGCGGAACACCACTTCGTGCCGTACGGGGTGTGCCCGTCCGCCACGACCCTGGCCGCCCTGCTGCTCGGCCGCACCCGCAGGATCCGGGTGGGCACGGCGGTGAGCGTACTGCCGAACCAGCACCCGGTCACGCTCGGCGAACAGGCCGCGCTGCTGCACCTGACCAGCGGCGGGCGCTTCTCCCTCGGGGTCGGGCGCGGTGGTCCGTGGGTCGACCTGGAGGTGTTCGGCGGCGGGCTCGACGCGTACGAGAAGGGCTTCCCCGAGGCACTGGAGCTGCTTCTGGAGTGGCTGGACAAACCACGGGTGGCGGGCGGCGGGGAGCGTTACGGCTTCCGCGAGGTCGCCGTGGTGCCCCGGGCCGACGAACTCCTCGGGGACGGTCCGCCGGGCCCCGAGGTGATCGTCGCCTGCACGTCGCCGAAAAGCGTGAAACTCGCCGCTGAAAAGGGTTTGCCGATGCTGCTCGGGATGCACTGCGGCGACGAGGAGAAGGCGGACATGGTCGCCCTGTGGCGATCGGCCGCGCGGGAGGCCGGTCAGCCGGCGGAGGTCGCGGAGCGGGTAGCACATGTGTCCGCAGGGGTGGCGCAGATCGCCGACCGTCCAGCCGACGCCGTGGAGACGCTCGTGAAGACGATGCCGGGCTGGCTGCGGCAGGGGCTCGACGCCCATGTGACGGTCGACGGCCGCCACCGGGTCATGCGGGACCCCGTGGCGTACACGGAGTTCCTGTGCGGTCTGCATCCGGTGGGGCCGCCCCGTCTCGCCGCGGACCGGCTGGCGGCCACGGCGGAGCGCACGGGCATCACCCGCTTCGCCCTCATGGTGGAGGGGTCGGGCGATCTCGCGGCGACGGAGACGAATGTGCAGCGGCTGGGCACGGAAGTGCTGCCGTTGCTGGAGTGA
- a CDS encoding SCO5389 family protein has protein sequence MSLDVSPALLEQAERGEVDEADFVDCVRTSLPYAWEMISSLVAQLKVDGGQFADNQTPPPDEQARGQLLRALASDAIRGALQRHFGVRLAFQNCHRVAVFPLDASVDERLARFTSVRGQLLNQSPELRDC, from the coding sequence ATGTCGCTCGACGTCTCACCGGCGCTGTTGGAACAGGCCGAGCGAGGCGAGGTCGACGAAGCCGACTTCGTCGACTGCGTCCGGACCTCCCTGCCCTACGCATGGGAGATGATCAGCTCTCTGGTGGCCCAGCTGAAGGTCGACGGCGGACAGTTCGCCGACAACCAGACGCCGCCGCCGGACGAGCAGGCACGTGGTCAGCTGCTGCGTGCGCTCGCGAGTGATGCGATACGCGGCGCGCTGCAGCGGCACTTCGGGGTGCGTCTCGCATTCCAGAACTGCCACCGCGTCGCGGTGTTCCCGCTGGACGCCTCGGTCGACGAGCGCCTGGCCCGATTCACCTCGGTGAGGGGCCAGTTGCTCAACCAGTCGCCCGAACTTCGGGACTGCTGA
- the nucS gene encoding endonuclease NucS, with product MRLVIARCSVDYAGRLTAHLPSAPRLILVKADGSVSIHADDRAYKPLNWMSPPCTLKEGADDNEGVWTVVNKAGEKLIITMEEILHDSSHELGVDPGLIKDGVEAHLQELLADRIETIGEGYTLIRREYPTAIGPVDILCRDADGATVAVELKRRGDIDGVEQLTRYLELLNRDPHLAPVRGVFAAQEIKPQARVLATDRGIGCLVLDYDAMRGIEDDKLRLF from the coding sequence ATGCGTCTCGTCATCGCCCGTTGCTCCGTCGACTACGCGGGCCGGCTCACTGCCCACCTGCCCTCCGCCCCCCGTCTGATCCTGGTGAAGGCGGACGGCAGCGTCTCGATCCACGCCGACGACCGGGCGTACAAACCTCTCAACTGGATGTCCCCGCCGTGCACCCTCAAGGAGGGAGCCGACGACAACGAGGGCGTCTGGACCGTGGTGAACAAAGCGGGCGAGAAACTGATCATCACCATGGAGGAGATCCTTCATGACTCGTCCCATGAGCTGGGTGTCGACCCGGGGCTCATCAAGGACGGTGTGGAGGCGCATCTCCAGGAGCTGCTCGCCGACCGCATCGAGACGATCGGTGAGGGTTACACCCTGATCCGCCGCGAGTACCCGACCGCGATCGGCCCGGTCGACATCCTCTGCCGGGACGCGGACGGCGCGACGGTGGCCGTGGAGCTGAAGCGGCGGGGCGACATCGACGGTGTGGAGCAGCTGACCCGTTATCTGGAGCTGCTCAACCGCGACCCGCATCTGGCCCCGGTGCGGGGTGTGTTCGCGGCACAGGAGATCAAGCCGCAGGCCCGGGTGCTGGCGACGGACCGCGGGATCGGCTGCCTGGTCCTCGACTACGACGCGATGCGCGGCATCGAGGACGACAAGCTGCGGTTGTTCTGA
- a CDS encoding ATP-binding protein has protein sequence MDPTNRGPEEYGNDHSGDDGARRRQSRDPLTPDFGHQTPQQSRTVRLISGDFLLTVNPVDGSEIEPCRPGERPDAPVRHTAARRVERERAAAPPVPAGPPAPQMPLLERQDERERLERLLARGRSVCLTGPAGSGRTALLDAVAADCADLAPDGVVRLSGYKRTATELLYGLFEAVYSAPLHRPDREGLLALVHGVGAVVVVDDLELGGAALQELLDATPECAFLFATTPDVPSPAADASLEEVFLAGLGRSASIELMEHVVERALTDEEANWAGDLWFESEGLPLRFVQAGALLRQRDDLRAGQDASDGYDDEPGDAPFGRTEPAVPPLPSLGEGAAPAALLASRLSEAARETLRFAVALGGEVPHQAHLPALVGDTHADAALGELALSGLLSPAGPRYRLAAGVLTQLEANGYDESAEAHARSAAQHYAWWAGHPSVTPERAVAEADALLASMTRLVPGEAAGQASAAVLLARSAAPAFAAGMQWGAWEKTLRTGQEAARIAGEVAEEAYFHHELGVLALCTGHLDRARAELETSVGMRGALADKAGAVAGRRALALVADRSGEPVIGTFLGDDVPVVPRHDEPASPSGGTPTAKPLFPRLTDTSSTLITHQAPPPAGSSAGRMGVLRGARRNLVAVGAGALLAAVLGTVVTLGATSGSEDPEGQNVTTEQSADEDDGENGIPADEPTDDPATEEGTAGGGSPSPGTSGQATPSGSATPSPETSEPGASPSSGSPSSDGPSSGPTSGDPSPTGRPTKPTTTPPTTEPTPTDPTPTDPTPTDPTPSDPTTEPETSNSASGPAESATASATVDGPGQETSDSTPTA, from the coding sequence ATGGACCCGACCAACCGGGGACCGGAAGAGTACGGCAACGACCATTCCGGTGACGACGGGGCGCGGAGACGTCAGTCCCGCGACCCGTTGACGCCCGACTTCGGGCACCAGACACCGCAGCAGTCGCGCACCGTGCGGCTGATATCGGGCGACTTCCTGCTCACGGTCAATCCGGTCGACGGCAGCGAGATCGAACCCTGCCGCCCGGGCGAGCGGCCCGACGCGCCCGTACGGCACACCGCCGCCCGGCGCGTGGAGCGCGAGCGTGCCGCCGCGCCCCCCGTCCCCGCGGGGCCGCCCGCGCCGCAGATGCCCCTGCTGGAACGCCAGGACGAGCGCGAACGGCTGGAACGGCTGCTCGCCCGCGGCCGCTCGGTGTGCCTCACCGGACCCGCCGGGTCCGGCCGCACGGCCCTGCTGGACGCCGTGGCGGCCGACTGCGCGGACCTGGCCCCCGACGGGGTCGTACGCCTCTCCGGATACAAGCGGACCGCCACGGAGCTGCTGTACGGGCTGTTCGAGGCCGTCTACAGCGCTCCGCTCCACCGCCCCGACCGCGAGGGTCTCCTCGCGCTCGTGCACGGTGTCGGTGCCGTCGTCGTCGTCGACGACCTGGAGCTGGGCGGTGCCGCGCTCCAGGAGCTGCTGGACGCCACCCCGGAGTGCGCGTTCCTGTTCGCCACGACCCCCGACGTACCGTCACCCGCGGCCGACGCGAGCCTCGAGGAGGTCTTCCTCGCGGGTCTCGGCCGCAGCGCATCGATCGAGCTCATGGAGCACGTCGTGGAACGCGCGCTCACGGACGAGGAGGCGAACTGGGCGGGAGACCTCTGGTTCGAGTCGGAGGGGCTGCCGCTGCGCTTCGTGCAGGCGGGTGCCCTGCTGCGCCAGCGTGACGACCTGCGCGCCGGCCAGGACGCCTCCGACGGCTACGACGACGAACCGGGCGACGCGCCCTTCGGCCGGACCGAGCCGGCCGTCCCCCCGCTGCCCAGCCTCGGCGAGGGCGCGGCGCCCGCCGCCCTGCTCGCCTCGCGGCTGAGCGAGGCCGCCCGCGAGACCCTGCGCTTCGCCGTGGCCCTCGGCGGCGAGGTGCCGCACCAGGCGCACCTGCCGGCGCTCGTGGGGGACACCCACGCCGACGCCGCCCTGGGCGAACTCGCCCTGAGCGGTCTGCTCTCCCCGGCGGGCCCCCGCTACCGGCTGGCCGCCGGTGTCCTGACCCAGCTGGAGGCGAACGGCTACGACGAGAGCGCGGAGGCGCACGCCCGCAGCGCCGCCCAGCACTACGCCTGGTGGGCGGGGCATCCCTCCGTCACCCCGGAACGCGCGGTCGCCGAGGCGGACGCCCTGCTCGCCTCGATGACCCGTCTGGTCCCGGGCGAGGCGGCCGGACAGGCCAGCGCGGCCGTCCTGCTGGCCCGCAGCGCCGCTCCGGCGTTCGCCGCGGGGATGCAGTGGGGCGCCTGGGAGAAGACGCTCAGAACCGGACAGGAGGCCGCACGGATCGCGGGCGAGGTCGCGGAGGAGGCGTACTTCCACCACGAGCTGGGTGTCCTCGCGCTCTGCACCGGCCACCTCGACCGGGCCCGTGCGGAGCTGGAGACGTCCGTGGGCATGCGCGGGGCGCTCGCCGACAAGGCCGGCGCGGTGGCCGGGCGCCGGGCGCTCGCCCTCGTCGCGGACCGCTCCGGCGAACCGGTGATCGGCACCTTCCTGGGCGACGACGTGCCGGTGGTCCCGCGTCACGACGAGCCGGCCTCGCCGTCCGGCGGCACCCCGACGGCCAAGCCGCTCTTCCCCCGGCTGACCGACACCTCGTCGACCCTGATCACCCATCAGGCCCCGCCGCCCGCCGGTTCGTCCGCGGGGCGCATGGGAGTCCTGCGCGGCGCGCGGCGCAACCTCGTCGCGGTGGGCGCGGGCGCGCTGCTGGCGGCGGTGCTCGGCACGGTGGTGACCCTGGGAGCCACCTCGGGCAGCGAGGACCCGGAAGGACAAAACGTCACGACCGAACAGTCGGCGGACGAGGACGACGGCGAGAACGGCATCCCCGCCGACGAGCCGACCGACGATCCGGCCACCGAGGAGGGCACGGCCGGCGGCGGCTCCCCCTCCCCGGGCACATCGGGCCAGGCCACGCCGTCCGGCAGCGCGACCCCCTCCCCGGAGACGTCGGAGCCCGGTGCGAGCCCGTCCTCGGGCTCCCCGTCCAGCGACGGCCCCAGCAGTGGGCCGACCTCCGGGGACCCGTCCCCGACGGGCCGGCCGACGAAGCCGACGACCACTCCTCCCACCACCGAGCCGACCCCCACGGACCCGACGCCCACGGACCCGACCCCCACGGACCCCACTCCCTCGGACCCCACGACGGAACCGGAGACCTCCAACTCCGCGAGCGGACCGGCCGAGTCGGCGACCGCCTCGGCCACCGTCGACGGGCCCGGCCAGGAGACCTCCGACAGCACGCCGACCGCCTGA
- a CDS encoding 3-hydroxyacyl-CoA dehydrogenase family protein — protein MARKLAVIGAGLMGSGIAQVSAQAGWDVVLRDVTDEALARGRAGIEASYGKFVAKGRLEAADAEAALTRITTTTDLDAVADADVVVEAVFEKLEVKHEIFRTLDKVVREDAVLASNTSAIPITKIAAVTEHPERVVGVHFFSPVPMMQLCELVRGYKTSDETLATAREFAESVGKTCIVVNRDVAGFVTTRLISALVVEAAKLYESGVASAEDIDTACKLGFGHAMGPLATADMTGVDILLHATGNIYTESQDEKFAAPELMRRMVDAGDIGRKSGQGFYTY, from the coding sequence GTGGCCAGGAAGCTCGCCGTCATCGGCGCCGGACTCATGGGGTCCGGTATCGCGCAGGTCTCCGCCCAGGCGGGCTGGGACGTCGTGCTGCGTGATGTCACCGACGAGGCCCTGGCCCGCGGGCGTGCCGGCATCGAGGCCAGTTACGGCAAGTTCGTCGCCAAGGGCAGGCTGGAGGCGGCCGACGCCGAGGCCGCGCTCACCCGGATCACCACGACCACCGACCTGGACGCCGTGGCCGACGCGGACGTCGTCGTCGAGGCCGTCTTCGAGAAGCTCGAGGTCAAGCACGAGATCTTCCGGACCCTCGACAAGGTCGTACGGGAGGACGCCGTCCTCGCCTCCAACACCTCCGCCATCCCGATCACCAAGATCGCGGCCGTGACGGAGCACCCGGAGCGGGTCGTCGGTGTGCACTTCTTCTCGCCGGTCCCGATGATGCAGCTCTGCGAGCTGGTGCGCGGGTACAAGACCAGCGACGAAACCCTGGCCACCGCAAGGGAGTTCGCCGAGTCCGTGGGTAAGACCTGCATCGTCGTCAACCGTGACGTCGCGGGCTTCGTCACCACCCGGCTGATCTCGGCGCTGGTCGTCGAGGCGGCCAAGCTGTACGAGTCGGGCGTCGCCTCGGCCGAGGACATCGACACCGCCTGCAAGCTGGGCTTCGGTCACGCCATGGGCCCGCTCGCCACGGCGGACATGACCGGCGTCGACATCCTCCTGCACGCCACCGGCAACATCTACACCGAATCCCAGGACGAGAAGTTCGCCGCCCCGGAGCTGATGCGCCGGATGGTCGATGCAGGTGACATCGGGCGCAAGAGCGGGCAGGGTTTCTACACCTACTGA